In a genomic window of Opisthocomus hoazin isolate bOpiHoa1 chromosome 19, bOpiHoa1.hap1, whole genome shotgun sequence:
- the RNF208 gene encoding RING finger protein 208, translating to MQASLGDPRAVDSNVKTILMSCLKGQQVIIKMEAMKIIHPEKFSELQASQPRYAPAPRREPPLVAKRAWPSESEIIVNQACGDIPALDATPGPLPLPRTPPLPRRERGYQSQRKGSSEVCYHRQPPSDEVIVNQYVLHPSTPCEPLECPTCGHMYNFTNKRPRILSCLHSVCEECLQILYESCPKYKFISCPTCKRETVLFTDYGLAALAVNTSILNRLPAEALAANPVQWSSDTDRSCYQTFRQYCGAACTCHIRNPLSSCTIM from the coding sequence ATGCAGGCGTCCCTCGGAGACCCCAGAGCAGTGGACAGTAATGTGAAAACGATACTCATGTCGTGTCTGAAAGGGCAACAGGTCATCATTAAGATGGAGGCGATGAAGATCATCCACCCGGAGAAGTTTTCGGAGCTGCAGGCCTCGCAGCCGCGCTACGCGCCGGCCCCACGCCGCGAGCCGCCCCTCGTGGCCAAGCGCGCGTGGCCCTCCGAGTCCGAGATCATCGTCAACCAGGCGTGCGGGGACATCCCCGCCTTGGATGCCACCCCCGGCCCCTTGCCGCTGCCCCGGACTCCCCCCCTGCCGCGGCGAGAGCGCGGGTACCAGAGCCAGCGGAAGGGCAGCTCGGAGGTCTGCTACCACCGGCAGCCGCCGTCGGACGAGGTCATCGTCAACCAGTACGTGCTGCACCCCTCGACGCCCTGCGAGCCCCTCGAGTGCCCCACCTGCGGCCACATGTACAACTTCACCAACAAGCGGCCCCGCATCCTCTCCTGCCTGCACTCGGTGTGCGAGGAGTGCCTGCAGATCCTCTACGAGTCCTGCCCCAAGTACAAGTTCATCTCCTGCCCCACCTGCAAGCGGGAGACCGTCCTCTTCACCGACTACGGGCTGGCGGCGCTGGCCGTCAACACCAGTATCCTCAACAGACTGCCGGCCGAGGCGCTGGCCGCCAACCCCGTCCAGTGGAGCAGCGACACCGACCGCAGCTGCTACCAGACCTTCCGCCAGTACTGCGGGGCCGCCTGCACCTGCCACATCCGCAACCCACTGTCCTCCTGCACCATCATGTGA